In Acidobacteriota bacterium, a genomic segment contains:
- a CDS encoding DUF547 domain-containing protein encodes MWYRFIFISFFFVVFVTAIGCNQTAPSPKLPPVSAPPPAGKTETFSHAEFDTLLKKYVVGGRVKYSEWVANAADKAALAAYVKRLATAHPEYLPETDQKAFWINAYNAITLNAVLEKYPLKSVNFDALKDPKAKNFWQTPYPVANTELSLDQIENKVLRPRYKDPRIHFAINCASVGCPNLQPRAFEGKDLNEFLDTVTREFLADATKGAAWDAASGSLSVSSIFDWYKDDFGNVPSFVAKYRSDVAAANAKVTFLTYDWNLNHPN; translated from the coding sequence ATGTGGTATCGCTTTATTTTCATCAGCTTCTTTTTTGTCGTATTTGTCACTGCTATCGGCTGCAATCAAACTGCGCCGTCACCAAAACTCCCACCTGTCTCAGCTCCGCCACCAGCCGGGAAAACTGAAACCTTCTCACATGCTGAATTTGACACGCTCCTCAAAAAATATGTCGTCGGTGGTCGTGTGAAATACAGTGAATGGGTCGCCAATGCGGCTGACAAAGCTGCCCTGGCCGCGTATGTCAAACGGCTGGCGACAGCCCATCCTGAATACCTCCCTGAAACTGACCAGAAAGCCTTTTGGATCAATGCCTATAATGCCATCACGCTCAATGCGGTGCTTGAGAAGTATCCACTGAAAAGCGTGAATTTTGACGCTTTGAAAGATCCCAAAGCCAAAAACTTCTGGCAAACCCCCTATCCGGTTGCCAACACTGAGCTTTCGCTCGATCAAATCGAAAATAAAGTTCTCAGACCGCGCTACAAAGATCCCCGCATCCACTTTGCGATCAATTGTGCTTCGGTTGGCTGTCCAAACCTGCAGCCACGTGCTTTTGAAGGCAAAGACCTCAATGAATTTCTTGATACCGTCACGCGTGAATTTCTGGCCGATGCGACCAAAGGCGCTGCCTGGGATGCTGCATCCGGGAGCCTTTCTGTCTCTTCAATTTTTGACTGGTATAAGGACGATTTTGGAAATGTCCCGTCTTTTGTCGCAAAATACCGGTCAGACGTAGCGGCTGCAAATGCTAAAGTTACTTTTCTAACCTACGATTGGAATCTCAATCATCCAAATTAA